One genomic segment of Flagellimonas marinaquae includes these proteins:
- a CDS encoding Pycsar system effector family protein, protein MSEIVEKTKLFVTNLLTEKLDSKFLYHNLRHTERVVKSTKELINYYDLGEVENERLLVAAWFHDVGHVNGMEEHEEKGCKIATDFLTDNGVDNTTIEEVCSLIMATKMSKEPDNLMESIICDADFSHLAKRSYWETTDFLKDELEELGVGKYTSKQWRDKNIKMFRNHVFYTDYAKENWEDGKQKNLKQLLKEKKDEKKIAKKEALKAKYKSESPDRSVQTLYRVTLRNHLKLSDIADTKANILLSVNAIIISLVLANLFTKLDNPSNSYMIYPTFILILFSVISMVLSVLATRPNITSGKFTKEDVEKKRVNLLFFGNFHKMELQEYEWALKELIKDKDYVYSSLTKDLYYLGVVLDRKYKILRVTYNIFMLGIIISVLAFGIAFRFFGPDRLIF, encoded by the coding sequence ATGTCGGAAATTGTTGAAAAAACTAAACTCTTCGTTACCAATCTATTAACAGAAAAGCTAGATTCCAAGTTCTTGTACCACAACTTACGACATACCGAACGAGTTGTTAAAAGTACTAAAGAATTGATCAACTACTATGACCTTGGAGAGGTAGAAAATGAAAGATTGCTCGTTGCGGCATGGTTTCACGATGTAGGCCATGTGAACGGAATGGAAGAACACGAAGAAAAAGGATGTAAGATCGCAACCGATTTTCTTACGGATAACGGGGTGGATAACACTACTATAGAGGAAGTATGCTCCTTGATCATGGCCACCAAAATGTCCAAAGAGCCCGATAATTTAATGGAGAGCATAATTTGTGACGCGGATTTTTCGCATTTGGCAAAGAGAAGCTATTGGGAGACCACCGATTTTTTAAAAGACGAACTTGAGGAATTGGGTGTTGGCAAGTATACCTCCAAGCAATGGAGGGACAAGAACATTAAAATGTTCCGAAATCATGTTTTTTATACGGATTATGCCAAGGAAAATTGGGAGGACGGAAAGCAAAAAAACCTAAAACAACTTCTTAAAGAAAAGAAAGACGAAAAGAAGATTGCCAAGAAAGAGGCCTTAAAGGCCAAATATAAAAGTGAAAGTCCTGACCGCAGTGTACAAACACTATATCGCGTAACCCTTCGCAACCACTTAAAACTCAGTGATATTGCAGATACCAAGGCCAACATTTTGCTATCTGTAAACGCCATCATAATTTCTTTGGTACTGGCCAATTTGTTCACCAAATTGGACAATCCTTCCAACTCCTATATGATCTACCCAACGTTTATATTGATTTTGTTCAGTGTAATTTCCATGGTCCTTTCCGTGTTGGCTACTAGGCCGAATATTACATCGGGCAAGTTCACCAAGGAAGATGTTGAGAAAAAAAGGGTAAATCTGTTGTTCTTTGGCAATTTCCATAAAATGGAGCTACAAGAATACGAATGGGCTTTAAAAGAATTGATCAAGGATAAGGACTATGTATACTCCTCTCTCACCAAAGACCTCTACTACTTGGGCGTGGTCCTAGATCGAAAATACAAGATTTTGCGCGTAACCTACAACATATTTATGCTGGGCATAATTATATCGGTACTTGCATTTGGGATCGCATTTAGGTTTTTTGGACCGGACAGATTGATTTTTTAG
- a CDS encoding GAF domain-containing protein: MKQDYNAESPLVQLVSFNKLLEHYDEQVNSPNEHVAERAKYVLDVQAPYPILREGFTDLSLLDKHKDVIRVILEDSFSPILTKNEIKTASTPFENIVFNSSERFRQILKDAGENFEPEITNIPNEFGYIMRSTVILKFYYGYNLDFKRPFFYDIPDTNGVMRRYRILYNADFMEITPTEKAKEITQEDVDELLDNFYNLDLWKEKIPPNSFIAKGFVISNMFDVTAEHSVSEIKSTLIGKTQKDRESFMESFEDTFRSFFNLNDIKVGFAGYDSSANHFFKIYGKGMESYILNGNDMEECDSSFCTYSHGKLFKENKYFAISNVEKYFKKTEGKVQPYKNLMDQGIKSAILAPIAVNGELVGVLELVSGKVNELNSVNANKLDDVMPYIVAAVMRTIEEEENLIDAVIQHECTSVHPSVYWKFQEEAKRFMATEMAGEEPVFKEIVFKNVYPLYGQIDIKDSSKERNLAIQRDLMIQLSEINDVLEIAFKKYKLPIYEELMFRVNNYLSEVKEALFTHTEQAVFDFVKEEVCPVFDHLQKGEDTEIKVLLDKYNEKIDRATESYYDHRKNYDDSVMEANMKLAALLDKKQEEAQEMFPHYFERYKTDGVEHNMYIGSSIAKDREFSELFLSNLRLWQLQVMCEMENRYYALKPHLPVKLDVASLLLVYSTSLAIRFRMDEKRFDVDGTYNARYEVIKKRIDKSYIKGTNERLTQKGKLSIVYSQRKDEKEYLRYISFLKAKGYFTNNIEIVELEGVQGVSGLKAIRAEILYQKDKKSERTYTYDDLMAELSL, from the coding sequence ATGAAGCAAGATTACAATGCTGAAAGTCCTTTGGTTCAACTAGTTAGTTTCAATAAATTGTTGGAACACTATGATGAACAGGTAAATAGCCCCAACGAGCATGTGGCCGAACGGGCAAAGTATGTATTGGACGTGCAGGCTCCGTACCCTATCTTAAGGGAAGGTTTTACGGACTTGTCCTTATTGGACAAGCACAAGGATGTAATCAGGGTGATCTTAGAAGATTCTTTTTCGCCCATCTTGACCAAAAATGAGATCAAGACGGCTTCGACCCCTTTTGAAAATATTGTGTTCAATTCTTCTGAACGATTTCGACAGATATTAAAAGATGCCGGGGAGAACTTTGAACCAGAAATAACCAATATACCCAATGAGTTCGGTTATATTATGAGAAGTACCGTAATTCTCAAATTCTATTATGGGTACAACTTGGATTTTAAGCGTCCTTTCTTTTACGATATCCCCGATACCAATGGGGTAATGCGCAGATACCGAATTTTGTACAACGCGGACTTTATGGAAATTACTCCCACCGAAAAGGCCAAGGAAATTACCCAGGAAGATGTAGATGAGCTGTTGGACAACTTTTATAATCTGGACCTGTGGAAAGAAAAAATTCCTCCTAATAGTTTTATCGCCAAAGGATTTGTTATTTCCAATATGTTCGATGTTACCGCGGAGCACTCGGTTTCGGAAATAAAATCTACCCTGATTGGAAAGACCCAAAAGGACAGGGAGTCCTTTATGGAGAGCTTCGAAGATACTTTTAGATCGTTTTTTAACCTGAACGATATTAAAGTAGGTTTTGCAGGGTATGATTCGAGTGCGAACCATTTTTTCAAGATCTACGGCAAAGGTATGGAGAGCTACATCCTTAACGGAAACGATATGGAGGAATGCGATTCATCTTTTTGTACCTATTCCCATGGAAAACTGTTTAAGGAGAATAAATATTTTGCAATTTCCAACGTAGAGAAATATTTTAAAAAGACAGAAGGAAAAGTCCAACCGTATAAAAACTTAATGGACCAAGGCATAAAAAGTGCCATTTTGGCCCCAATTGCCGTTAATGGGGAACTGGTAGGAGTGCTGGAATTGGTGTCCGGCAAAGTAAACGAGCTCAATAGCGTGAATGCCAATAAATTGGATGATGTTATGCCGTATATTGTTGCGGCAGTGATGCGCACCATTGAGGAGGAGGAAAACTTGATAGATGCCGTTATCCAACACGAGTGTACCTCTGTCCATCCGTCGGTCTATTGGAAGTTCCAAGAAGAGGCCAAACGCTTTATGGCCACCGAAATGGCCGGCGAAGAACCTGTGTTCAAGGAAATAGTTTTCAAGAACGTGTATCCGTTGTATGGCCAGATAGATATCAAGGATTCATCAAAAGAAAGAAATCTCGCGATTCAAAGGGATTTAATGATACAGCTTTCCGAAATAAACGATGTTTTGGAAATTGCTTTCAAAAAATACAAGCTTCCCATCTACGAAGAATTAATGTTCAGGGTAAACAACTATTTGAGCGAGGTTAAAGAAGCTTTGTTTACCCATACGGAACAAGCGGTTTTTGATTTTGTAAAAGAAGAAGTGTGCCCCGTGTTCGATCACCTACAAAAAGGAGAGGACACCGAGATAAAAGTACTTCTGGATAAATACAACGAGAAAATAGATAGAGCTACCGAAAGTTATTACGACCATCGTAAAAATTATGATGACAGTGTAATGGAGGCCAACATGAAGCTGGCAGCTTTACTGGACAAAAAACAGGAAGAAGCACAGGAGATGTTCCCACACTATTTTGAGCGATACAAAACCGATGGAGTGGAGCATAACATGTACATAGGAAGTTCTATTGCCAAGGATAGGGAATTTAGTGAGTTGTTCTTGAGCAACCTAAGGCTTTGGCAACTTCAGGTAATGTGCGAAATGGAAAACAGATATTATGCCCTAAAGCCCCATTTGCCGGTAAAATTGGATGTGGCCTCCCTATTATTGGTGTACAGTACATCTTTGGCCATACGTTTTAGAATGGACGAAAAGCGTTTTGATGTGGACGGTACATATAATGCAAGGTACGAGGTGATTAAAAAGCGTATCGATAAATCCTATATCAAAGGGACCAATGAGCGCCTTACCCAAAAAGGAAAGTTGTCCATAGTGTATTCGCAACGTAAGGACGAAAAGGAATACCTAAGGTACATCAGCTTTTTAAAGGCCAAGGGTTATTTTACCAATAACATAGAAATTGTTGAGCTCGAAGGTGTACAGGGTGTATCTGGATTAAAGGCGATTAGGGCCGAGATTTTATATCAAAAGGATAAAAAATCGGAAAGGACCTATACGTATGATGACCTAATGGCCGAATTGAGTCTTTGA
- a CDS encoding metallophosphoesterase: MSSSSRLNRAYKNAKTIWFGEEDKFIFFSDCHRGDNSFADDFANNRNIYFHALNHYYREGFCYVELGDGDELWENLSFDSIFEAHKNVYQLLRRFHLEQRLHMLWGNHDMVYRDPEYVEKNLSHYFEPIDGSDKELFEGITYHEALILKHKDTEQEIFCIHGHQADWWNYVCWRIGRFLVRILWKPLQVVGIADPTSPAKNYKELIRIEKRIKRWILSKNLLVTLAGHTHRPRFPEPGQIPFFNDGSCVHPRSITGIEIENGTISLIKWHIDTRPDGTLQIVRVLLEGPEKLKDYIEN, translated from the coding sequence ATGTCCTCTTCATCCCGGTTGAACCGTGCCTATAAAAATGCCAAGACCATTTGGTTCGGCGAGGAAGACAAGTTCATCTTTTTCAGCGATTGTCATCGCGGCGACAATAGCTTTGCAGATGATTTTGCCAATAACCGAAATATATACTTCCATGCCCTTAACCATTACTATCGCGAAGGTTTTTGTTATGTAGAATTGGGCGATGGTGACGAACTCTGGGAAAACCTGAGCTTTGATTCCATTTTTGAAGCGCACAAGAACGTGTATCAACTCTTGCGAAGGTTCCATTTGGAGCAACGCTTGCACATGCTCTGGGGCAACCACGATATGGTGTACCGGGACCCCGAATACGTAGAAAAAAATCTCTCTCACTATTTTGAGCCCATTGATGGTTCGGACAAAGAACTTTTTGAGGGCATTACTTATCACGAAGCTTTGATCTTAAAACATAAGGATACGGAACAAGAGATCTTTTGTATCCACGGACACCAAGCGGATTGGTGGAACTATGTCTGTTGGCGTATTGGCCGCTTTTTGGTCAGAATCTTGTGGAAACCTCTCCAAGTTGTGGGCATTGCCGACCCAACAAGTCCCGCTAAAAATTACAAAGAGCTCATCCGAATCGAAAAACGAATCAAACGATGGATTCTCAGTAAAAACCTACTTGTTACATTGGCGGGGCACACACATCGGCCGCGATTTCCGGAACCTGGGCAAATACCCTTTTTTAACGATGGGAGCTGTGTTCACCCGAGGAGCATAACCGGCATCGAAATCGAAAACGGAACCATTTCACTGATTAAATGGCACATCGATACCAGACCAGATGGTACGCTTCAAATTGTGAGGGTATTATTGGAAGGTCCTGAAAAACTTAAAGATTATATAGAAAATTAG
- a CDS encoding metallophosphoesterase → MKKHYFIGLLIVFLYGCATYQTKYAEPFTNNTGWEDKEVEHTFYLIGDAGKSPMGELNPTLKKIKDVLDNADKNSTAIFLGDNIYPAGFVDKDKDREGYEHSKHYLDAQLATLDNFKGKTLFIPGNHDWYSDGLKGLKREEEYVEDALDDNEAFQPENGCPIEDIEINDELLVIAIDTEWYLVNWDKHPTMNDECEIKNRGRFFEEFESLIKKNRDKTILVAMHHPMFTYGSHGGQYSFKQGLYPNGGKVPMPILGSAINLLRKTSGATAEDITNRRYNELKKRIVTLSQYSDKVIFASGHEHTLQYIKEFGKPQIVSGSGAKTGATRLLNGSKFSTGRNGYAILKVFTDGSSKVEFYGADADSHELLFETQVLPPDRSTKKVELSDEFPAYKMASVYSAEDIEKSGFHKWLWGERYRKYYATQVKAPTVRLDTLFGGLTVVRKGGGNQSNSLRLADRQGKEYVMRGLRKSAERYLQAIAFQDQYIIGQFEDTYTEKLLLDLYTGAHPYAPFTIGKLSDALGMFHTNPKLYYVPKQSVLGDYNQEFGDELYMIEEHVSDDHDNLKSFGYTKKIESTYDLMDKLREDEEYSIDHKEYVKARLFDILVGDWDRHVDQWRWAEFEQENGNKLYKPIPRDRDQVYSRWGDGLIMNFGSRAVPALRIFEGFHGKVRSVKGFTSSPRTFALDMALLSEADLDMWIEQAKFIQDNINADIIDDAFMAFPEEVRDETLTEIKSILLARKQNLVETAKEYFAVLNKYSVVTGTDKDDYFNIVSMPNGNVEVRGYRIKGGEMTDLFFSKVYSPEYTKEIWLYGLDDDDVFNIKTADSKIKVRIAGGQNNDIYKISEDSKRISVYDFKTKKNTLDEAYAGRIKLVNDYDTNTYDFLNIKGNNNQVLPMIGFNPDDGVKIGLTNTYTFNGFRKNPFTQQHTFNASYFFATNGFDLGYSGEFAHVFNKVNLALDARFTSPNFTLNFFGFGNESVNNDDDEPLGLDYNRVRIRTLQFSPALVWRGFYGSKVKLGISYENIEIEETEDRFINEFYIANGEESHLSFFGADASYHYSNADNNAFPTIGMAFSLEGGFKTNLDDSSRSFGYIKPSFSMDHKLTADGRVVLASKVNAHFTLGDGYEFYQAASLGGNNGLRGFRFQRFTGKKAYVQSTDLRYSFRRTKTGVLPVTPGIYGGFDYGRVWFPGDESKKWHNSYGGGFILNGADVLSANFGLFNSTDGVRFAFGLGLGF, encoded by the coding sequence ATGAAGAAACATTACTTTATAGGCTTATTAATTGTGTTTTTGTATGGCTGTGCAACGTACCAAACCAAATACGCCGAGCCTTTTACCAACAATACCGGGTGGGAAGATAAAGAAGTAGAGCACACTTTTTATCTGATAGGAGATGCAGGGAAGTCTCCCATGGGAGAGCTCAACCCCACCTTAAAAAAAATCAAAGATGTTTTGGACAATGCCGACAAAAATAGCACGGCAATTTTTTTAGGGGACAATATTTACCCGGCAGGTTTTGTGGATAAAGATAAAGATCGAGAAGGATATGAACATTCCAAACATTATTTGGATGCGCAATTGGCTACTTTGGATAATTTTAAGGGAAAAACCTTGTTTATTCCTGGAAACCACGATTGGTACAGCGATGGGCTGAAGGGTCTAAAAAGAGAGGAGGAATACGTGGAGGATGCACTGGACGATAATGAAGCCTTTCAACCGGAGAACGGCTGCCCCATTGAAGATATAGAAATCAACGATGAACTATTGGTAATTGCCATCGATACGGAATGGTACCTGGTCAATTGGGACAAGCACCCAACCATGAATGATGAGTGCGAGATTAAAAACAGGGGCCGGTTCTTTGAGGAGTTTGAAAGTTTGATTAAAAAAAACAGGGATAAAACCATTCTTGTGGCCATGCACCATCCTATGTTCACTTATGGGTCGCACGGTGGTCAATATTCCTTTAAACAAGGTTTGTACCCTAATGGTGGCAAGGTGCCCATGCCCATTTTAGGGTCGGCGATCAATCTTTTGAGAAAAACTTCCGGGGCCACGGCAGAAGATATTACCAACAGGCGCTACAACGAACTGAAAAAACGAATCGTAACCCTCTCTCAATATTCGGACAAGGTGATTTTTGCTTCCGGTCACGAACATACGCTTCAATACATTAAGGAGTTTGGAAAACCACAAATTGTAAGCGGTTCCGGAGCCAAAACAGGAGCCACACGCTTATTGAATGGCAGCAAATTTTCCACCGGAAGAAATGGATATGCCATCCTCAAAGTATTCACGGACGGCTCTTCCAAAGTCGAGTTCTATGGTGCCGATGCAGATAGTCACGAGCTTTTGTTCGAAACCCAAGTCCTACCTCCTGATAGATCTACTAAAAAAGTGGAACTTTCCGATGAGTTCCCAGCATACAAAATGGCTTCGGTGTATTCGGCCGAGGATATAGAAAAAAGTGGGTTTCATAAGTGGCTTTGGGGTGAGCGTTATCGAAAATATTATGCCACACAGGTAAAGGCCCCCACCGTTCGGCTCGATACGCTTTTTGGCGGATTGACTGTGGTCAGGAAAGGAGGGGGGAATCAATCCAATTCGTTGCGTCTTGCCGATAGGCAAGGAAAGGAATATGTAATGCGCGGCCTAAGAAAAAGCGCCGAAAGATATTTGCAGGCCATTGCTTTTCAGGATCAGTATATTATAGGTCAGTTTGAGGATACCTACACAGAAAAGTTGTTGTTGGACCTATATACCGGCGCACACCCATATGCCCCTTTTACCATAGGTAAACTTTCCGATGCCCTGGGAATGTTCCATACCAACCCGAAATTGTATTACGTGCCCAAACAATCTGTTTTGGGGGACTATAACCAAGAATTTGGCGATGAGCTTTATATGATCGAGGAGCATGTGTCCGACGATCACGATAACCTAAAAAGTTTTGGCTATACAAAAAAAATAGAAAGCACATACGACCTCATGGATAAATTACGAGAAGATGAGGAGTATAGTATCGATCACAAAGAATATGTAAAGGCGCGTTTGTTCGATATCCTTGTGGGAGACTGGGACAGGCACGTAGATCAATGGCGTTGGGCTGAGTTTGAGCAGGAAAACGGGAATAAATTATATAAACCCATTCCAAGAGATCGTGATCAAGTGTATTCTCGCTGGGGAGATGGTCTTATCATGAATTTTGGCTCTAGAGCTGTACCGGCACTTCGAATTTTTGAAGGATTTCACGGAAAAGTGCGAAGCGTTAAAGGCTTTACATCCTCACCAAGAACATTTGCTTTGGATATGGCATTATTGTCCGAAGCCGACTTGGATATGTGGATAGAGCAAGCCAAGTTTATCCAAGATAATATCAATGCAGATATTATTGATGATGCCTTTATGGCTTTTCCCGAAGAAGTTAGGGACGAAACACTGACGGAGATCAAGTCAATTTTATTGGCCAGAAAGCAAAACTTGGTCGAGACCGCTAAGGAATATTTTGCCGTGCTAAATAAATACAGTGTGGTGACGGGAACGGATAAAGACGATTATTTTAATATTGTATCCATGCCCAATGGGAATGTCGAGGTACGGGGCTATAGAATAAAAGGTGGAGAGATGACAGACTTGTTTTTCAGCAAGGTCTACAGCCCAGAATATACCAAGGAAATCTGGTTGTATGGTTTGGATGATGATGATGTATTCAATATTAAAACAGCCGACTCCAAAATAAAGGTTCGGATCGCAGGGGGACAGAACAACGACATCTATAAAATCTCCGAAGACTCCAAAAGGATATCGGTGTATGATTTTAAAACTAAGAAAAATACTCTAGATGAAGCCTATGCCGGTAGGATCAAATTAGTGAACGATTATGATACCAACACCTATGACTTTTTGAATATAAAAGGGAATAACAACCAAGTGCTCCCCATGATCGGTTTTAATCCGGACGATGGGGTAAAAATTGGACTTACCAACACCTATACCTTTAATGGATTCAGAAAAAATCCATTTACGCAACAACATACTTTTAATGCGTCCTATTTTTTTGCCACCAATGGATTTGATCTAGGGTATAGTGGGGAATTTGCCCATGTGTTCAATAAGGTCAACCTGGCATTGGATGCCCGTTTTACAAGCCCTAATTTTACCCTCAATTTTTTTGGTTTTGGCAACGAATCGGTGAACAATGATGATGATGAACCTTTGGGGCTGGACTACAACAGGGTGCGTATCCGAACATTACAGTTTTCACCTGCTTTGGTGTGGCGAGGATTTTATGGATCCAAGGTAAAGCTTGGGATTTCTTATGAAAATATCGAAATAGAGGAGACAGAGGATAGATTTATCAATGAATTCTATATTGCCAACGGAGAGGAAAGCCATTTAAGTTTCTTTGGTGCGGATGCCTCTTACCATTATTCCAATGCGGACAATAATGCTTTCCCGACCATCGGAATGGCATTTAGCCTAGAAGGTGGGTTCAAAACCAATCTGGACGATTCTTCAAGGTCCTTTGGTTACATAAAACCTTCCTTTTCCATGGACCATAAACTTACCGCAGATGGTCGAGTTGTGTTGGCCTCAAAAGTTAACGCACATTTTACCCTTGGGGACGGCTACGAGTTTTATCAAGCAGCAAGTTTAGGGGGCAACAATGGACTTCGTGGTTTCCGTTTCCAAAGATTTACGGGAAAAAAGGCCTATGTTCAAAGTACCGACCTGCGTTATAGTTTTAGGCGTACC